One window of the Pieris brassicae chromosome 4, ilPieBrab1.1, whole genome shotgun sequence genome contains the following:
- the LOC123708405 gene encoding uncharacterized protein LOC123708405 isoform X1, whose translation MKESDLLSFMDVLDLDEELINSRLESVMGRQTFTYQHLSNVMHMLNYKHLLNVKEAEECENGPEFQFIGKLIEQVDEKHVDIISEIVSVVLCLSPSTIVFKSEHLLQQLLSISFEKQHIDCDETHSALLTTLKLCDSVLEAVIRMGKKLSLPFLDVPLENIVVGQNEPLKKHFLTKTVKRLFDGVLGYNILDRVWSCIKKLTSDCLISLNILCALADYYLPLPNECGFIFLESNIISQNEFWEISLCGLSSKLSTHRKLAIYLLKRAVDCLLASKKNIKIKSPSVTCDWVSVKKEQLRDDWENFFILIDSLEEKQSNIVLPSLHLFSLLKGLEKCWVNCAFNIGLQHDNLEVKTTCILHRLENSVTGDSEAIILLESFNDMNIFDHEEVGASIKQKFEEQIRNSIFFTIVLKNIPCIKWSPIPLYHLSTIMAKKQDVGMQIDSNEFYKCMYDLLKVPCNNVIIRKAFYINLSSVIGNCGKDLHWKNILHLFNLINPYLCNFENCEDTSYIRNDQLIFNKQDNALYHLIKDKLNVSEMNIFFKELKQSYFNIDFILLYLIGHAADLKKFLEILNEMLLNIKNGYNKFECIADAIFLMVLLRKVNEGSFSNPCIKSLLIDNSQVLIDFVDVILSETNNEPEDILLMLDIYQDLYNLHCQQTHININEKAITILKDGADIRRNITSVYLLNIICRSNKKYELQISASNIIRILSNVNKINTNMGNGKLRNLYNSKASEVLYVIAKYYTIENVTDIIDFMNNALESGDCDCLRWILNIMNIKSEEILECKQFKLSQFLRKLWNEIEAIKTNKEYSNCIEGFVQLITNEALLKQPSYNNEVIAYCNKIIEYAMVKNMPLYYLVEALEKNYVLTYGHMVYVFGDILLAVAVPRRDIRITDNLLVEISKEYNLSPKDGVFTTFHIEYKTLEVLGKIQNKETLNIISHIIMKKIDDLFKNKQRYHRNSTLHRILHAGLQHLLFILSSNKDIDIFEWCVEFLGRIPHQASTRLYLEWCIALGTYYKEINVANTIQLLQTNSVPITSQFMIIYWYIKTSKSNEELKLVLDYLLENTMGPTYSIRLHAQYLLSKIDLKSFNITGYEQAVIVVNKTLAEALKLKEKSLERLTHDYFVHEFDIIKDLTPCAIYYSAHNERVNEKIDENYAATVLGVSELKKFNTITTEVKNVEMNATSVIQKKYIPWKNMCDVGVDLDTPINKTELIVVASLIDKLPNLGGMARTSEIFAVNTYVIDSLRHLQDKQFQGLSVSAERWVNVIEVRPGQPLKDYLALKKAEGYAIVAAEQTSNSTSLQGFKFPKKTLLLLGNEKSGIPCDLLPHMDVCVEVPQRGVLRSLNVHVTAAIFIWEYTRQHI comes from the exons atgaaggaAAGTGATTTGTTGTCTTTTATGGATGTATTAGATTTGGACGAAGAACTGATAAACTCTCGTCTTGAATCTGTTATGGGTCGACAGACTTTCACATATCAACATTTATCTAATGTAATGCACATgctaaattataaacatttattaaacgttAAAGAAGCTGAAGAATGCGAAAACGGTCCAGAATTTCAATTTATCGGAAAATTAATAGAACAAGTAGATGAAAAACATGTTGATATCATTAGTGAAATCGTAAGTGTAGTCCTCTGTTTAAGTCCAagtacaattgtttttaaatctgAACACTTATTGCAACAACTATTAAGtatatcttttgaaaaacaacACATAGACTGTGATGAAACACATTCAGCATTGTTAACGACCTTAAAGTTGTGTGATAGTGTTCTTGAAGCTGTTATAAGAATGGGCAAGAAACTGTCTTTGCCATTTTTGGATGTGCCCTTAGAAAATATAGTTGTAGGTCAAAATGAACCCCTAAAAAAGCATTTTCTTACTAAAACAGTAAAGAGACTCTTTGATGGAGTCTTGGGCTATAATATATTGGACAGAGTATGGagctgtattaaaaaattaaccagTGACTGTCTTATATCACTTAATATTCTATGTGCTTTAGCAGATTACTATCTACCTTTGCCAAATGAGTGTGGATTTATATTTCTTGaatctaatattatttctcAAAATGAATTTTGGGAAATTAGTCTTTGTGGTTTAAGTTCCAAACTTTCTACACATAGAAAACTAGCCATTTACCTTCTTAAAAGAGCTGTAGATTGCTTATTAGCAAGCAAaaagaacattaaaattaagtcaCCAAGTGTTACATGTGATTGGGTATCTGTGAAGAAAGAACAATTAAGAGATGATTGggaaaacttctttattttaattgacagTTTAGAAGAGAAGCAGAGTAACATAGTGCTACCATCACtgcatttgttttctttattaaaaggtCTTGAAAAATGTTGGGTTAATTGTGCTTTTAATATAGGTTTACAACATGACAATTTGGAAGTTAAAACAACATGTATTTTACATAGACTAGAAAATAGTGTAACAGGTGACTCTGAAGCAATAATTTTGTTGGAATCATTTAATGACATGAATATTTTTGACCATGAAGAGGTTGGTGCTTCTATTAAACAGAAGTTTGAAGAGCAAATaagaaatagtattttttttacaattgttttaaaaaatattccttgTATAAAATGGTCACCAATACCACTCTACCATTTGAGCACCATAATGGCAAAAAAACAAGATGTAGGAATGCAAATAGATAGCAAtgagttttataaatgtatgtatgatttattaaaagtgcCCTGCAATAATGTGATTATAAGAAAAGcattctatataaatttatcatcTGTAATTGGAAATTGCGGTAAAGATCTACATTGGAAAAATATTCTACATTTGTTTAATCTTATTAATCCATATCTttgtaattttgaaaactGCGAGGACACATCATACATTAGAAATGATCaacttatatttaacaaacaagATAATGCCCTTTACCATCTTATCAAAGATAAATTAAACGTTTCAGAaatgaacatattttttaaagaattaaaacaatcatattttaacatagattttattcttttatatttaataggaCATGCAGCAGATTTAAAGAAGTTTCTAGAAATCCTTAATGAAATgcttttgaatattaaaaatggttACAATAAGTTTGAATGCATAGCAGATGCAATATTTTTGATGGTTTTGTTGAGAAAAGTGAATGAAGGTTCATTTTCTAATCCATGTATTAAAAGCCTTCTCATTGATAATAGTCAAGTGCTTATTGATTTTGTTGATGTTATTCTAAGTGAAACAAATAATGAGCCTGAAGATATTTTGTTGATGCTTGATATTTATCAAGACTTATACAATTTACACTGCCAACAAACACACatcaatataaatgaaaaagcAATTACAATACTTAAAGATGGTGCTGATATTAGAAGGAATATAACAAGTGtctatttactaaatataatatgccgttcaaataaaaaatatgaattacaaatttctgcatctaatataataagaattttaagcaatgttaataaaattaacactaaCATGGGAAACGGGAAGTTAAGGAATCTTTATAATTCTAAAGCATCAGAAGTCTTATATGTTATAGCCAAGTATTatacaatagaaaatgttaccgatattattgattttatgaataatgctTTAGAATCTGGTGATTGTGACTGTCTTAGAtggatattaaatataatgaatataaaaagtgaGGAAATATTAGAGTGCAAACAGTTTAAACTTTCacaatttttaagaaaactttGGAATGAAATTGAagctataaaaacaaataaggaATATTCAAATTGTATTGAAGGCTTTGTTCAGTTAATAACAAATGAGGCTCTACTTAAGCAACCATCATATAATAATGAAGTAATTgcatattgtaataaaattattgaatatgcAATGGTCAAAAATATgcctttatattatttggtaGAAGCACTTGAGAAGAATTATGTGTTGACATATGGTCACATGGTTTATGTATTTGGCGATATATTGTTGGCTGTTGCAGTTCCTAGAAGAGATATtag AATTACAGATAACCTCCTAGTTGAAATATCAAAGGAATATAACTTAAGCCCAAA AGATGGCGTGTTTACAACATTTCATATTGAATACAAAACACTTGAGGTGTTGGGAAAGATACAAAATAAGGaaactttaaacataatttcgcatattattatgaaaaaaattgacgatcttttcaaaaataaacagaGATATCATAGAAATTCTACTTTACATAGAATATTGCACGCGGGTTTACaacatttactatttattctTAGCAGTAACAAggatatagatatttttgaaTGGTGTGTTGAGTTCTTGGGCCGGATTCCTCATCAAGCTTCAACACGTTTGTACTTAGAGTGGTGTATAGCTCTTGGTACTTATTATAAG gaaATCAACGTAGCGAACACTATACAACTTTTACAAACCAATTCAGTACCCATAACGTCACAGTTTATGATTATCTACTGGTATATAAAGACATCAAAAAGCAATGAAGAGCTCAAATTAGTACTAGATTATCTATTAGAAAACACTATGGGACCAACATACAGCATACGTTTGCACGCACAATACCTTTTATCAAAAATAGATCTTAAATCATTCAATATCACAGGCTACGAACAAGCCGTAATTGTAGTTAACAAGACGTTGGCTGAAGCGttgaaattaaaagaaaagagTCTGGAGAGACTTACGCACGATTACTTTGTACACGAATTcgatataattaaagatttgaCACCTTGTGCAATCTACTACAGCGCTCATAATGAAAGAGTGAACGAAAAGATTGATGAAAATTACGCCGCGACAGTTTTGGGTGTGAGTGAACTAAAAAAGTTCAATACAATAACGACGGAGGTGAAGAACGTAGAAATGAATGCAACGAGTGTAattcaaaagaaatatataccGTGGAAGAATATGTGTGACGTTGGTGTTGATTTAGATACGCCG atAAACAAAACTGAGTTGATAGTAGTGGCATCATTGATTGATAAGTTGCCAAATTTGGGCGGTATGGCGCGAACGAGCGAAATATTCGCCGTGAACACATACGTCATTGATAGCCTGAGACATTTACAGGACAAACAGTTTCAGGGACTCag TGTATCAGCTGAGAGGTGGGTCAATGTGATAGAAGTACGACCTGGGCAACCGCTAAAAGATTATCTGGCCTTGAAAAAGGCTGAAGGTTACGCCATTGTCGCCGCTGAACAAACATCCAATAGCACAAGTCTGCAGGGATTCAAGTTTCCAAAGAAAACTCTACTTTTATTAGG CAACGAGAAGTCAGGTATACCGTGTGACTTATTACCTCATATGGATGTATGTGTAGAAGTACCTCAACGCGGCGTACTACGGTCACTCAATGTGCACGTCACAGCTGCTATATTTATTTGGGAATATACAAGACAgcatatttaa
- the LOC123708405 gene encoding probable methyltransferase TARBP1 isoform X3: MKNMLISLVKSITDNLLVEISKEYNLSPKDGVFTTFHIEYKTLEVLGKIQNKETLNIISHIIMKKIDDLFKNKQRYHRNSTLHRILHAGLQHLLFILSSNKDIDIFEWCVEFLGRIPHQASTRLYLEWCIALGTYYKEINVANTIQLLQTNSVPITSQFMIIYWYIKTSKSNEELKLVLDYLLENTMGPTYSIRLHAQYLLSKIDLKSFNITGYEQAVIVVNKTLAEALKLKEKSLERLTHDYFVHEFDIIKDLTPCAIYYSAHNERVNEKIDENYAATVLGVSELKKFNTITTEVKNVEMNATSVIQKKYIPWKNMCDVGVDLDTPINKTELIVVASLIDKLPNLGGMARTSEIFAVNTYVIDSLRHLQDKQFQGLSVSAERWVNVIEVRPGQPLKDYLALKKAEGYAIVAAEQTSNSTSLQGFKFPKKTLLLLGNEKSGIPCDLLPHMDVCVEVPQRGVLRSLNVHVTAAIFIWEYTRQHI, from the exons ATGAAAAACATGTTGATATCATTAGTGAAATC AATTACAGATAACCTCCTAGTTGAAATATCAAAGGAATATAACTTAAGCCCAAA AGATGGCGTGTTTACAACATTTCATATTGAATACAAAACACTTGAGGTGTTGGGAAAGATACAAAATAAGGaaactttaaacataatttcgcatattattatgaaaaaaattgacgatcttttcaaaaataaacagaGATATCATAGAAATTCTACTTTACATAGAATATTGCACGCGGGTTTACaacatttactatttattctTAGCAGTAACAAggatatagatatttttgaaTGGTGTGTTGAGTTCTTGGGCCGGATTCCTCATCAAGCTTCAACACGTTTGTACTTAGAGTGGTGTATAGCTCTTGGTACTTATTATAAG gaaATCAACGTAGCGAACACTATACAACTTTTACAAACCAATTCAGTACCCATAACGTCACAGTTTATGATTATCTACTGGTATATAAAGACATCAAAAAGCAATGAAGAGCTCAAATTAGTACTAGATTATCTATTAGAAAACACTATGGGACCAACATACAGCATACGTTTGCACGCACAATACCTTTTATCAAAAATAGATCTTAAATCATTCAATATCACAGGCTACGAACAAGCCGTAATTGTAGTTAACAAGACGTTGGCTGAAGCGttgaaattaaaagaaaagagTCTGGAGAGACTTACGCACGATTACTTTGTACACGAATTcgatataattaaagatttgaCACCTTGTGCAATCTACTACAGCGCTCATAATGAAAGAGTGAACGAAAAGATTGATGAAAATTACGCCGCGACAGTTTTGGGTGTGAGTGAACTAAAAAAGTTCAATACAATAACGACGGAGGTGAAGAACGTAGAAATGAATGCAACGAGTGTAattcaaaagaaatatataccGTGGAAGAATATGTGTGACGTTGGTGTTGATTTAGATACGCCG atAAACAAAACTGAGTTGATAGTAGTGGCATCATTGATTGATAAGTTGCCAAATTTGGGCGGTATGGCGCGAACGAGCGAAATATTCGCCGTGAACACATACGTCATTGATAGCCTGAGACATTTACAGGACAAACAGTTTCAGGGACTCag TGTATCAGCTGAGAGGTGGGTCAATGTGATAGAAGTACGACCTGGGCAACCGCTAAAAGATTATCTGGCCTTGAAAAAGGCTGAAGGTTACGCCATTGTCGCCGCTGAACAAACATCCAATAGCACAAGTCTGCAGGGATTCAAGTTTCCAAAGAAAACTCTACTTTTATTAGG CAACGAGAAGTCAGGTATACCGTGTGACTTATTACCTCATATGGATGTATGTGTAGAAGTACCTCAACGCGGCGTACTACGGTCACTCAATGTGCACGTCACAGCTGCTATATTTATTTGGGAATATACAAGACAgcatatttaa
- the LOC123708405 gene encoding uncharacterized protein LOC123708405 isoform X2: protein MKESDLLSFMDVLDLDEELINSRLESVMGRQTFTYQHLSNVMHMLNYKHLLNVKEAEECENGPEFQFIGKLIEQVDEKHVDIISEIVSVVLCLSPSTIVFKSEHLLQQLLSISFEKQHIDCDETHSALLTTLKLCDSVLEAVIRMGKKLSLPFLDVPLENIVVGQNEPLKKHFLTKTVKRLFDGVLGYNILDRVWSCIKKLTSDCLISLNILCALADYYLPLPNECGFIFLESNIISQNEFWEISLCGLSSKLSTHRKLAIYLLKRAVDCLLASKKNIKIKSPSVTCDWVSVKKEQLRDDWENFFILIDSLEEKQSNIVLPSLHLFSLLKGLEKCWVNCAFNIGLQHDNLEVKTTCILHRLENSVTGDSEAIILLESFNDMNIFDHEEVGASIKQKFEEQIRNSIFFTIVLKNIPCIKWSPIPLYHLSTIMAKKQDVGMQIDSNEFYKCMYDLLKVPCNNVIIRKAFYINLSSVIGNCGKDLHWKNILHLFNLINPYLCNFENCEDTSYIRNDQLIFNKQDNALYHLIKDKLNVSEMNIFFKELKQSYFNIDFILLYLIGHAADLKKFLEILNEMLLNIKNGYNKFECIADAIFLMVLLRKVNEGSFSNPCIKSLLIDNSQVLIDFVDVILSETNNEPEDILLMLDIYQDLYNLHCQQTHININEKAITILKDGADIRRNITSVYLLNIICRSNKKYELQISASNIIRILSNVNKINTNMGNGKLRNLYNSKASEVLYVIAKYYTIENVTDIIDFMNNALESGDCDCLRWILNIMNIKSEEILECKQFKLSQFLRKLWNEIEAIKTNKEYSNCIEGFVQLITNEALLKQPSYNNEVIAYCNKIIEYAMVKNMPLYYLVEALEKNYVLTYGHMVYVFGDILLAVAVPRRDIRITDNLLVEISKEYNLSPKDGVFTTFHIEYKTLEVLGKIQNKETLNIISHIIMKKIDDLFKNKQRYHRNSTLHRILHAGLQHLLFILSSNKDIDIFEWCVEFLGRIPHQASTRLYLEWCIALGTYYKEINVANTIQLLQTNSVPITSQFMIIYWYIKTSKSNEELKLVLDYLLENTMGPTYSIRLHAQYLLSKIDLKSFNITGYEQAVIVVNKTLAEALKLKEKSLERLTHDYFVHEFDIIKDLTPCAIYYSAHNERVNEKIDENYAATVLGVSELKKFNTITTEVKNVEMNATSVIQKKYIPWKNMCDVGVDLDTPINKTELIVVASLIDKLPNLGGMARTSEIFAVNTYVIDSLRHLQDKQFQGLSIGVKRAYGTP from the exons atgaaggaAAGTGATTTGTTGTCTTTTATGGATGTATTAGATTTGGACGAAGAACTGATAAACTCTCGTCTTGAATCTGTTATGGGTCGACAGACTTTCACATATCAACATTTATCTAATGTAATGCACATgctaaattataaacatttattaaacgttAAAGAAGCTGAAGAATGCGAAAACGGTCCAGAATTTCAATTTATCGGAAAATTAATAGAACAAGTAGATGAAAAACATGTTGATATCATTAGTGAAATCGTAAGTGTAGTCCTCTGTTTAAGTCCAagtacaattgtttttaaatctgAACACTTATTGCAACAACTATTAAGtatatcttttgaaaaacaacACATAGACTGTGATGAAACACATTCAGCATTGTTAACGACCTTAAAGTTGTGTGATAGTGTTCTTGAAGCTGTTATAAGAATGGGCAAGAAACTGTCTTTGCCATTTTTGGATGTGCCCTTAGAAAATATAGTTGTAGGTCAAAATGAACCCCTAAAAAAGCATTTTCTTACTAAAACAGTAAAGAGACTCTTTGATGGAGTCTTGGGCTATAATATATTGGACAGAGTATGGagctgtattaaaaaattaaccagTGACTGTCTTATATCACTTAATATTCTATGTGCTTTAGCAGATTACTATCTACCTTTGCCAAATGAGTGTGGATTTATATTTCTTGaatctaatattatttctcAAAATGAATTTTGGGAAATTAGTCTTTGTGGTTTAAGTTCCAAACTTTCTACACATAGAAAACTAGCCATTTACCTTCTTAAAAGAGCTGTAGATTGCTTATTAGCAAGCAAaaagaacattaaaattaagtcaCCAAGTGTTACATGTGATTGGGTATCTGTGAAGAAAGAACAATTAAGAGATGATTGggaaaacttctttattttaattgacagTTTAGAAGAGAAGCAGAGTAACATAGTGCTACCATCACtgcatttgttttctttattaaaaggtCTTGAAAAATGTTGGGTTAATTGTGCTTTTAATATAGGTTTACAACATGACAATTTGGAAGTTAAAACAACATGTATTTTACATAGACTAGAAAATAGTGTAACAGGTGACTCTGAAGCAATAATTTTGTTGGAATCATTTAATGACATGAATATTTTTGACCATGAAGAGGTTGGTGCTTCTATTAAACAGAAGTTTGAAGAGCAAATaagaaatagtattttttttacaattgttttaaaaaatattccttgTATAAAATGGTCACCAATACCACTCTACCATTTGAGCACCATAATGGCAAAAAAACAAGATGTAGGAATGCAAATAGATAGCAAtgagttttataaatgtatgtatgatttattaaaagtgcCCTGCAATAATGTGATTATAAGAAAAGcattctatataaatttatcatcTGTAATTGGAAATTGCGGTAAAGATCTACATTGGAAAAATATTCTACATTTGTTTAATCTTATTAATCCATATCTttgtaattttgaaaactGCGAGGACACATCATACATTAGAAATGATCaacttatatttaacaaacaagATAATGCCCTTTACCATCTTATCAAAGATAAATTAAACGTTTCAGAaatgaacatattttttaaagaattaaaacaatcatattttaacatagattttattcttttatatttaataggaCATGCAGCAGATTTAAAGAAGTTTCTAGAAATCCTTAATGAAATgcttttgaatattaaaaatggttACAATAAGTTTGAATGCATAGCAGATGCAATATTTTTGATGGTTTTGTTGAGAAAAGTGAATGAAGGTTCATTTTCTAATCCATGTATTAAAAGCCTTCTCATTGATAATAGTCAAGTGCTTATTGATTTTGTTGATGTTATTCTAAGTGAAACAAATAATGAGCCTGAAGATATTTTGTTGATGCTTGATATTTATCAAGACTTATACAATTTACACTGCCAACAAACACACatcaatataaatgaaaaagcAATTACAATACTTAAAGATGGTGCTGATATTAGAAGGAATATAACAAGTGtctatttactaaatataatatgccgttcaaataaaaaatatgaattacaaatttctgcatctaatataataagaattttaagcaatgttaataaaattaacactaaCATGGGAAACGGGAAGTTAAGGAATCTTTATAATTCTAAAGCATCAGAAGTCTTATATGTTATAGCCAAGTATTatacaatagaaaatgttaccgatattattgattttatgaataatgctTTAGAATCTGGTGATTGTGACTGTCTTAGAtggatattaaatataatgaatataaaaagtgaGGAAATATTAGAGTGCAAACAGTTTAAACTTTCacaatttttaagaaaactttGGAATGAAATTGAagctataaaaacaaataaggaATATTCAAATTGTATTGAAGGCTTTGTTCAGTTAATAACAAATGAGGCTCTACTTAAGCAACCATCATATAATAATGAAGTAATTgcatattgtaataaaattattgaatatgcAATGGTCAAAAATATgcctttatattatttggtaGAAGCACTTGAGAAGAATTATGTGTTGACATATGGTCACATGGTTTATGTATTTGGCGATATATTGTTGGCTGTTGCAGTTCCTAGAAGAGATATtag AATTACAGATAACCTCCTAGTTGAAATATCAAAGGAATATAACTTAAGCCCAAA AGATGGCGTGTTTACAACATTTCATATTGAATACAAAACACTTGAGGTGTTGGGAAAGATACAAAATAAGGaaactttaaacataatttcgcatattattatgaaaaaaattgacgatcttttcaaaaataaacagaGATATCATAGAAATTCTACTTTACATAGAATATTGCACGCGGGTTTACaacatttactatttattctTAGCAGTAACAAggatatagatatttttgaaTGGTGTGTTGAGTTCTTGGGCCGGATTCCTCATCAAGCTTCAACACGTTTGTACTTAGAGTGGTGTATAGCTCTTGGTACTTATTATAAG gaaATCAACGTAGCGAACACTATACAACTTTTACAAACCAATTCAGTACCCATAACGTCACAGTTTATGATTATCTACTGGTATATAAAGACATCAAAAAGCAATGAAGAGCTCAAATTAGTACTAGATTATCTATTAGAAAACACTATGGGACCAACATACAGCATACGTTTGCACGCACAATACCTTTTATCAAAAATAGATCTTAAATCATTCAATATCACAGGCTACGAACAAGCCGTAATTGTAGTTAACAAGACGTTGGCTGAAGCGttgaaattaaaagaaaagagTCTGGAGAGACTTACGCACGATTACTTTGTACACGAATTcgatataattaaagatttgaCACCTTGTGCAATCTACTACAGCGCTCATAATGAAAGAGTGAACGAAAAGATTGATGAAAATTACGCCGCGACAGTTTTGGGTGTGAGTGAACTAAAAAAGTTCAATACAATAACGACGGAGGTGAAGAACGTAGAAATGAATGCAACGAGTGTAattcaaaagaaatatataccGTGGAAGAATATGTGTGACGTTGGTGTTGATTTAGATACGCCG atAAACAAAACTGAGTTGATAGTAGTGGCATCATTGATTGATAAGTTGCCAAATTTGGGCGGTATGGCGCGAACGAGCGAAATATTCGCCGTGAACACATACGTCATTGATAGCCTGAGACATTTACAGGACAAACAGTTTCAGGGACTCag CATAGGGGTTAAACGTGCCTACGGGACGCCCTAA